One Phaseolus vulgaris cultivar G19833 chromosome 11, P. vulgaris v2.0, whole genome shotgun sequence genomic window carries:
- the LOC137822517 gene encoding E3 ubiquitin-protein ligase BRE1-like, translating to MWNRPIQYGSPYQNMAFSNYAMMAARLLQILWNVHILLWGEVGQSSLLASANTIQRTPAENYMLLNNHSYKSSQPTSNLTPQARENERRYSIQGTNLKGSVRSVTSESKETTVVVNDNKNDGGSTKVHIHLCNESNYTKELRKRKAEQTSSKISSMKNIKLQDIPSRQQQSRMMPGTGKFEANPTDLNQNLHIDPNKSAANPLLEKEESDETKEQRKRMEMNKSSKRPKVKIIKLKDISSIKQTQFSMTAGNGGGANNVTSIENCNSIQDKTNIASDHFEANPTEGNRILSTNLSATNPQLAKEESDEAKEQRRRQSKKKSAKRSRLKMKVERERLNASIRNLDVENAGLRKELRDLIDEYDKLTGNNDSLMDELNEMFGQETVMDVFNMQSADSDADDNQNSNAT from the exons ATGTGGAATAGGCCAATTCAATATGGTTCTCCATATCAAAATATGGCGTTCTCCAATTATGCTATGATGGCAGCAAGG TTGCTTCAGATTTTATGGAATGTACATATTCTTTTATGGGGTGAG GTTGGTCAGAGTTCTCTATTAGCTTCTGCTAATACAATACAAAGGACTCCTGCTGAAAACTACATGCTTTTAAATAACCATTCTTACAAGAGCTCACAACCTACAAGTAACTTAACTCCCCAAGCCAGAGAAAATGAAAGAAGGTATTCAATCCAAGGAACCAACTTGAAAGGATCAGTAAGGAG TGTGACTAGTGAAAGCAAGGAAACAACTGTTGTAGTCAATGATAATAAGAATGATGGTGGATCAACAAAGGTGCATATACATCTTTGCAAT GAAAGTAACTATACAAAAGAACTAAGAAAAAGAAAGGCAGAGCAGACATCATCCAAGATCTCAAGCATGAAAAACATTAAG CTGCAGGATATTCCTTCAAGGCAACAGCAATCCAGGATGATGCCTGGAACTG GTAAGTTTGAAGCAAATCCAACCGATCTGAATCAGAATTTGCATATAGACCCCAATAAATCTGCCGCTAATCCTCTACTTGAAAAAGAG GAAAGTGATGAAACAAAAGAACAAAGAAAAAGGATGGAGATGAATAAATCATCTAAGAGACCAAAGGTGAAGATCATAAAG CTGAAGGATATCTCTTCAATTAAGCAAACACAATTCAGTATGACAGCCGGAAATG GGGGAGGTGCAAACAATGTGACTAGTATTGAAAATTGTAATTCTATTCAAGACAAAACAAATATTGCCTCGGATCATTTTGAAGCAAATCCAACTGAGGGGAACAGGATATTGAGTACAAACCTATCTGCCACTAATCCTCAACTTGCAAAGGAG GAAAGTGATGAGGCGAAAGAACAAAGAAGAAGGCAATCAAAGAAGAAATCAGCTAAGAGATCAAGGTTGAAGATGAAG GTGGAACGTGAAAGGCTCAATGCTTCCATTAGAAATCTAGATGTCGAAAATGCTGGGCTCAGAAAAGAGCTTCGTGACCTTATTGATGAGTATGACAAGCTCACAGGAAATAACGATTCCTTAATG GATGAACTCAATGAGATGTTTGGTCAAGAAACAGTAATGGATGTTTTCAATATGCAGTCTGCTGACTCAGATGCTGATGATAATCAGAACTCAAATGCCACTTGA